Within Quercus lobata isolate SW786 chromosome 5, ValleyOak3.0 Primary Assembly, whole genome shotgun sequence, the genomic segment tactttccAAAAATTGATGGTTATGATAACAAGAATGGTAAATTGAAATTATAGTTCATCCACGATGAtctcaaaattaattaatattaactaaataaaaataaaatttttgtaaaaactagtaacttaattaaaaagaataaagtttagttacaaaataagTTGTAGCCTAATGTTATAACcttattcaataaatttttattgggggtgaattttgacaaattcatcaatggattacatcttctttttatatcctctatgcttgcaaaatttttaggaaattaaagatcaatagctatatcatcaataaagtatttaaattacaaatttttgtaatttaaaattatgcataaaatataagcttatagattgtgggggccagttaatcaGGATGTACTGTTAAGGCAGTGCTAACTGGGCCTATGGCTCGATCTGAGGACATTAGACCATCTGAGGAGGTCCAAATAAGATAATAAGGAGAACGGAGTGAAGAGAGGAGTAGAGATAATATTAGATAAGTCTAACTAGCATCCGAGGATAAAAGTCATCTCGGCAACAAGTGTCCGAGGTCAGTACAAGTGCCATATCATCATGGACTTACTTCGAAGTTACATCATCACTAAGAGTTAGACGTCGGACAAGGGATAAGAAAGGAGaagggcaacaaatatcttcaaaaagctgctacctccgcattaaatgactcccaactaactctctggccacattaatgtagaAGTAACGCCTaaacagtgatcaagcagccttacagcacCAGTTGATAGTTCTGAGAAGTgctggatgggacaggaaggagtTTCCCgcatctaacctacacgtgtgtggtagtGATGACACCAAGACTggagtatataacatggaaagatgtaccaaaagaaagaaggagaaaaaataaaggattaTCTAAGAACATGACTGTGCACTCTGGTATAACATTATTGTTCAACAAGATAATATAATACAAACTCCTTGAATTATTCTGAGGACAGATTTTCTAATCTTACTTGAGTCTAACAGTCTTAAACTaccaaatttaattatttttcttctggaatagatctagttctttcattcacgctctacaaatttattgtttgggccacTTAGGTTTGAGCCCAATCCTATTttgggtccaatccaatttcAATCCTTACAAttagcgccgtctgtgggaagagcttgatATAGTCTAAAGGAGATTTGGTTACAATGTTCACAATGGAGGAGGCAGGTCTACATCAGGCAGCAGCAGGACCACACCATATAGATGTTGATCTACATCAAGTAGAATCAAGGGGTTCCTAGCATGGCAATCTGCGCAGGAGCCTCGAATGGAGAGGGGACCAtgagggaagtgtgcacacAACTTATACAAGTAAAAGTCAATCTTAAGGGGAGAGTCATGTTTCTTATGCAAAGAATGACAGAGACGTGCAACGTGAAATCGATGAGTTGAAGAGAGAGTTACATCATGCTTGGCGAAGACGTTCACCGCCTAGCTTCGAACCATCCTCTAAAGAAACAGATGGTGCTAGTTATAGATAGAGATCCAGAACTTCGCCCAGCGAGACCTTTTCCTATAAAGAAGAGCACCACTATAGACGCAGGTACAAAAGCCCACCTTGCAAAGGCTTGGggaacgatgccatgaacaaggcGCTAAGTCAAGTTTCTAAATCAGCTTTCACACAGAACATAGAGGACGCAAGCCTTCCTCAGCGATTTCATCAACCCACATTTACCATTTATAATGGTTGGACAGACCCAGTAGAACACGTTAGCCATTTAAGTCAAAGGATGGCTGTTCACTCCAAAGATGAGGCTTTGATGTGTAAGGTCTTTCCATCTAGCTTGGGCCtggtggcgatgaggtggttcaacggttTGAGGGCGAACTCTATCGACTCCTTCAAGAAACTCACCCGAACTTTTGGTGCTCGCTTCATTACTTGcagcagggttcctcggcctCTGAGATCTTTGTTGTCTATGTCCATGCGGGAGGATGAGAATCTGAAGGCTTAttcggatagatactgggagatatttaatgaaatagaaGGAGAGTACGATGATGTGGCCATTAGCACTTTCAAGGCTAATCTTCCAGCCGAGCATGATTTGAGGAAATCTCTAACTGGTAAACCTATTACTAGTGTACATCAATTGATGGATCGGATTGACAAGTAcagaagagtagaagaagaccaatTACAGGAGAAAGCAAAGGCTAAGGTGATCCCTCatgagaggagggatttcaggttgAACCTATACAATAATAACCGACCTCGAAAAGACTTTGTTGAGCAGTCAGGATCTGCTAACACCTAGGTGGTTAACGCTGTGTTTCGAGAGCCAGTTCAACAAGTACTAGAAAAGATTAAGAATGAGCCGtttttcaaatggccaaacaaaatAGCAGGAGATCCTATGAGACGCAACCAGAACCTttattgccactatcatcaggatcatggaTACACGACTGAGGATTGTagaaatttatgggaccatttagACCATTTAGTCTGAGAAGGGAAGttgaagcaactcttgcatcattccagtggtcGGGTAAACCAAGCAAGCTCCGAGCTTTGGggagatgcttcttcaagactcccCCTTGgcataataaatgttatttttgctACCCTggggaggactggatcttgtCCGTCTAGGGTAATGTCGGTATCTTGTTCTCAAGCTGAAGAGTCTAGCACAATGTCTAAGAGAGCCAAGTTGGGCATCTCGTTAGTGTTCGGTTTTTCAGGTGAGGACCAGATTGGAACCATACAACCCTATGATGATGCTCTTGTGGTAACTCTGAGAATTGGTGGGTATTATGTAAAAAGGGTGATAATTGACCAAGACAATGCTACTGACATAATGTACCCTGAATTTTATAGGGGGTTAAATTTGAAACCTGAGAACTTGACGGCCTACAGTTCTCCTTTAGTGAGTTTTGAGGGAAAATTGGTCGTTTCTAAAGGTCAGATCAGATTACCTGTATAGACCGGtacggatgtggtggaggtggacttcattgtcgtagatgttttcTCTCCCTATACGGCCATTATGGgtagaccttggcttcataccTTGAGGGCTGTCTCCTCTACTCTACACTAGAAGATGAAGTACCCATCTGGAGACTGGGTTTTGGAGAAAGTAGGAAATCAAATTGCTGTCCGACAATGCTTGGTAGCGGCTATCCAACATCGGCCTGAGGTGGAGACCTTGGCCACCGCTGATAAtagtttatagcaatcagaaACCCCGACGTTACCCTTCAACGGACCAACCGACGAGGCAAAATGTGAAGATCTAGAGAGGATAATCGTTGGTTATGATCCGGAGAAATTCTTTCAAGTTGGGGCTAAACTGcttttgtaggagaaagagCAATTGGTTGAGTTCCTCagagaaaatgttgatgtgttcgcatggaatGCGTATGAAGCATCGAGTATAGACCCAAGTTTCATCTGTCATCATTTAAATGTTAACCCTTCCATCACTCCAAAGAGGCAGCCACCTCGACGTCCGTCAAAAGAGCACATCGAGGCTGTTAGAAATGAAGTGGCCAAGCTCAAGCAGGCAGGAGCTATCAAGAAAGTTTTTTATCCTCAATGGTTAGCCAACATGGTGGTAGTGAAAAAGAAGACTGGGAAATTGCGAGTGTGCATAGACTTCACGGATCTCAATAAGGCCTGTCCCAAGGACCTTTTCCCTATGCCTAAgatagaccagttggtggatgcaacagtAGGTCATCCTCaaatgagctttttggatgccttccaaggataTCATCAAATACCGTTAGCATtggatgatcaagaaaagacagcttttgttactcccattggaaactatcattataaagtgatgtCATTTGACTTGAAAAATATAGGGTCTACTTATCAACAGATGATGACTAAAATATTCGAATCACAATTGGGCAGGAACATTGAGGtctatatcgatgatatggttatg encodes:
- the LOC115991001 gene encoding uncharacterized protein LOC115991001, whose amino-acid sequence is MAVHSKDEALMCKVFPSSLGLVAMRWFNGLRANSIDSFKKLTRTFGARFITCSRVPRPLRSLLSMSMREDENLKAYSDRYWEIFNEIEGEYDDVAISTFKANLPAEHDLRKSLTGKPITSVHQLMDRIDKYRRVEEDQLQEKAKAKVIPHERRDFRLNLYNNNRPRKDFVEQSGSANT